In Entelurus aequoreus isolate RoL-2023_Sb linkage group LG12, RoL_Eaeq_v1.1, whole genome shotgun sequence, the DNA window GGAAGACATAATGGAGGTTCAAATTCAGAAGtgaaataaaaagaagaaaagtgGGCACGCACTTTCTGCCCTGTCAATCATTATTTGTATGCTTTCTTGAGAGGACTATAATACGATTTAAATTTCATCTTCGttcctctttctttctttttctttccatCCAATAAATAAGTGGGTGAACATTAGAAGAAAACAAACCTCTGATAGGGAAATTTGGCTGCAAACTTGACGCGCCGGTTTTTCTTGTCAGGTCACGTGATTTCCCAGAAAACGCTACTCAAGCATTTACCTGACATGGCCACAAGGGGCGCTCTCTATCAACGATGACGTCACAAAATGCTGACTCCTCATTGGCTCAGGTGGCGCATTCTTAAAAGAGCCTCGACACTTCCTTGTTGGTGTTTCCTGGTTGTTAGTCAGTTTGTCTTTCTCTGCGGGATTAAAAGTGGAAaacatctttttattttgtgcTGACATCATGAACTTGTTTTTATTCTGTCTTTTGGTCGTGCAAATGCACAGCGGGGCGCCTGGTAAgtcctcctttttaaaaaaaaaaaacatttataaacattaTTCATAAATCCTCTTTGTGCCTCCACTTATTCTGTGAGTTTCTACTTATTAATTATACTCGTTCTTATCTTAATCAAGCTTACTATTACCTTATCATGATTCGtttgaaacatatttatttacaaaatataacctgtcatttatttttaatcctaACATTTTTTACTTTGAGATAACAAGAATAACGTCATTGTTTTCATCTTCATTGTTGTTCAACTTGAACAAATTCCCTCACTTTCCTGTCATCTTTAATTTAACTGTGACTGAGGAAATTCTCCtgaaatacatcaatattatttttgtgttttatcaTTTGTTTAAACTTTGAATGAGATTTATTGACCATATCATTTCCCACTAAAAAAGCTCATACAAATGATGTGAAAATAATTTATGTCTTTTCTTTTAATTAGGACAAACTAAATGCCTAAACAAATGTTTAGATATACtcaaataattttgaaaaatacaaaCTTGTTATTAAAGGTTAAACAATTTATTTAACCTCCTGTgacataaatgtaaaatatttattgagAAATGAAAGTAGTTATTAGTCTGTGTGTTGAGGTTGTGTACAACTTTGGGCGTCTACACATTTGTACTTGACATTATTCATCCtccattggagaaaaaaaaaacgtttattttcaaaatgtacaaactGTCAACAGATGgcttattaaaataaatgttagtaatattattattgtgttgtatTTTTCATAGACACCATGTGACTGTAGACTGTGATGTCTGGCAGTGTTTGATGTTCACTTTAAGACCCGACTGAAGACTGaatgacatcaaatattcacactgcaagattgttgaaaatgacacaaaataataaaaagttgcTCTTCTTTCAGTGATTCACACGCTGAAGTATTTCTACACTTCGTCCTCTCAAGTTCCAAACTTCCCAGAGTTTGTGATGGTTGGTTATGTTGATGAAGTCCAGGTGGTTCACTATGACAGCGAGAGCAGGAAAGCAGAAGCCAAACAGGACTGGATGAACCAAATCACAGAAGAGGATCCAAACTACTGGCAGAGAAACACAGAGAACTGTGTTGTTCAGGAGCAAGTCAACAAAGTCAGCATTGAAATTCTTAAGAAGCGTTTCAACCAAACTGGAGGTTTGTTTATCTTGAACTTTCTACTATTCAAATATATTTGATGTACTCTTTTTATACTGTagtaaaaacacacattactgcactgacacttgtctctgtccatcccataatattctacataaaacacattgtgtgtgtttcactctgctttacaacactttgtgtctcTCAGGTGTTCACACTTACCAGAGGATGTATGGATGTGAATGGAATGATGAGACTGATGAAGTTAAAGGTTGGTATCAGCGTGGTTATGATGGAGAAGATTTCATGTCGTTGGACATGAAGACATGGACATGGACTGCAGCAAAACAACAAgctttcctctccaaactcaagTGGGACCAGGACATAATTAGACTAGACCACCTAAAGTATTACTACACTGAGGAATGTCCTTCTTACTTGAAGAAGTATGTGGAGTATGGCAAGGAGGTCCTAATGAGAACAGGTAAAAACACACCTTGTACTTTCAccttttaacatgttagcacgcctcctataggaacattactgacattacactctgtctctttataATTTTCTTTGTCACTTTCTCTccattctcttctttctctccatctttaccttcattctcttctttctctccatcgttacctaactctctcgtttgagtcacacattaagagtgttactaaaacggccttctttcatatccgtaatatcgctaaaattcgttccatcttgtccactagcgacgctgagatcattattcatgcgttcgttacgtctcgtctcgattactgtaacgtattattttcgggcctccctatgtctagcattaaaagattacagttggtacaaaatgcggctgcaaggcttttgacaaaaacaagaaagtttgatcatattacacctatactggctcacttgcactggcttcctgtgcacttaagatgcgactttaaggttttactacttacgtataaaatattacacggtttagctccagcctatctcgccgattgtattgtaccatatgtcccgacaagaaatctgcgttcaaagaactccggcttattagtgattcccagagccaaaaaaaagtctgcgggctatagagcgttttctattcgggctccagtactctggaatgccctcccggtaacagttagagatgctacctcagtagaagcatttaagtcccatcttaaaactcatttgtataatctagcctttaaatagacccccccttttttagaccagttgatctgccgtttcttttcttctctcctcttctcccctgtcccttgcgagggggagttgcataggtccggtggccatggatgaagtgctggctgtccagagccgggaccccgggtggaccactagcctgtgcatcggttggggacatctctgcgctgctgacccgtctccgctcgggatggtttcctgttggccccgctgtggactggactcccgctgatgtgttggatccactgtggactggactttcacaatgttatgtcagacccactcgacatccgttgctttcggtctcccctagagggggggggttacccacatatgcggtcctctccaaggtttctcatagtcattcaccgacgtcccactggggtgagtttttccttgcccgtatgtgggctctgtaccgaggatgtcgttgtggct includes these proteins:
- the LOC133662592 gene encoding class I histocompatibility antigen, F10 alpha chain-like, with amino-acid sequence MNLFLFCLLVVQMHSGAPVIHTLKYFYTSSSQVPNFPEFVMVGYVDEVQVVHYDSESRKAEAKQDWMNQITEEDPNYWQRNTENCVVQEQVNKVSIEILKKRFNQTGGVHTYQRMYGCEWNDETDEVKGWYQRGYDGEDFMSLDMKTWTWTAAKQQAFLSKLKWDQDIIRLDHLKYYYTEECPSYLKKYVEYGKEVLMRTELPEVFLLQKTPSSPVTCMATGFYPDLADLFWRKDGEQMFEDVEHGELFPNHDGTFQMSVELKVEVTADVEGKYECVFQLSGVEEDLVTKLERRSILSNASHEDHWSVAIGATAAVVAVAALLAAIFLVRRHRQARHGGAELPENMPAEG